In a genomic window of Oncorhynchus masou masou isolate Uvic2021 chromosome 4, UVic_Omas_1.1, whole genome shotgun sequence:
- the LOC135524086 gene encoding neuronal vesicle trafficking-associated protein 1-like produces MVKLGSNLADKLDKEQSMDDGFDNIPLITPLEVNQLQQPYLDKVIVKTTTEYQLQQKKKKKLYVPGIKKLNIKLYNEVSEKVKLTGLILITLGFLACLVLLIMYKALWYDQLTCPEGFVLKHKHCTPAAVLEPWYYTEQQQQEDPGVPPRSSSLYTALGHLNQAKRTAGGGIIPELPPSPWFPVINALKQAERAKEEASHSKE; encoded by the exons atgGTGAAGCTGGGCAGTAACCTAGCTGATAAGCTGGATAAAGAACAGTCTATGGACGATGGCTTTGATAACATCCCTCTCATCACCCCTCTGGAGGTGAACCAGCTGCAACAGCCATACTTAGACAAG GTAATCGTGAAGACCACAACAGAGTATCAGCTGCagcagaagaaaaagaagaagctgTACGTGCCGGGAATCAAGAAGCTGAATATAAAACTGTACAACGAGGTATCAGAGAAGGTCAAG CTCACAGGTTTGATCCTCATCACCCTTGGGTTCCTGGCTTGTCTTGTCCTGCTGATCATGTACAAGGCTCTGTGGTACGATCAACTTACCTGCCCAGAGGGCTTCGTTCTCAAG CACAAGCACTGCACCCCAGCAGCGGTCCTGGAGCCCTGGTACTacacagagcagcagcagcaggaggaccCAGGCGTGCCCCCCCGCTCCAGCAGTCTCTACACCGCCCTGGGTCACCTCAACCAGGCCAAGAGGACCGCCGGCGGCGGCATCATCCCCGAGCTGCCCCCGTCACCATGGTTCCCCGTCATCAACGCCCTGAAGCAAGCCGAGAGGGCCAAAGAGGAGGCGAGTCATTCgaaggagtga